One stretch of Paramormyrops kingsleyae isolate MSU_618 chromosome 4, PKINGS_0.4, whole genome shotgun sequence DNA includes these proteins:
- the LOC111860983 gene encoding uncharacterized protein isoform X2: protein MEPPAEVKSRITPPLQATKVKAHLQAAQELLVDALYNMAPLLDRMLAKNLLPRDSYQMVQAERTAADRARRLLEVVQAQMDDEQAGEFLDCLKACQSNYPRLRAWLHGCTDLQGGLEDFQCGPSVCRLRTQLGVLCKRLGVSVLPVSLQLFSSGILTQLELDSQQAEPTPYQQSQRLLLSCLSKGERACAALYKALCQEDPQLGAELQGWGSSPCCETPAGHFSVAVVESGAAAMTDWPTGDTWTQDMPRSLTSDRLGTWEATHLASERKDVLQEAMALLGVATEAAPQFNMCELGVLLGLRRADVRDRLLEKAAIDDVAQLAALVELFLEKTQDVERLLQRLQQCDTQGIQLSGRGTLLLELLGEAERLLQGSHTHVRAEHIFTILMWDMLAEMVEEPWVWQWAEPWEGLLGVVQRLRGVAGGRAEAELLAELEECWDGECRARGLLQAVPVLAQLLRDLYPRRDSLQLLGPSHPQGMAVTCRPRMLRRVTRFSGVPHRAITRALVGLPLPSPSLALQYHTMCQAVTRLLERVCPTTQGITPPPDLALPSEAVRHALSQPAFGSDAFDAGMRQRLLALLEFDPAALELPSLLPLHKDTVRALKRYLLPAEHHGFLLHPLALWLPKGGAHLCWARSISGPVAIDDGLEETFRFCFSDATLALVCLCCHGYQDGQRFQAAEPRCIRVLGLGGSDLVELRQLGGQVLWEGEGFVWVRETELKLLPLAGNSSAQLEEAGVCFLLRSLGPRCDVTFVYKRSWISAMAKSDCEVL from the exons CGCCACCCCTGCAAGCAACCAAGGTGAAGGCACACCTGCAGGCGGCCCAGGAGCTGCTGGTGGACGCGCTGTACAACATGGCACCGCTGCTGGACCGCATGCTGGCCAAGAACCTGCTGCCCCGCGACAGCTACCAGATGGTGCAGGCGGAGCGCACAGCCGCCGACCGTGCACGGCGCCTCCTGGAGGTGGTACAGGCCCAAATGGATGATGAGCAGGCTGGGGAGTTCTTGGATTGCCTGAAGGCGTGTCAGAGCAACTACCCCCGCCTGCGCGCCTGGCTGCATGGCTGCACAG ATCTACAAGGCGGACTGGAAG ACTTCCAGTGTGGACCCTCAG TGTGCAGGCTGCGGACGCAGTTGGGGGTGCTGTGTAAGCGCCTGGGGgtgtctgtgctgcctgtgtcGCTTCAGCTCTTCTCCAGTGGGATCCTGACACAGCTGGAGCTGGACTCGCAGCAAGCTGAGCCCACCCCGTACCAGCAGAGCCAACGGCTGCTGCTCAGCTGCCTGTCGAAGGGCGAGCGGGCCTGTGCTGCCTTGTACAAGGCACTGTGCCAGGAGGACCCGCAGCTGGGCGCTGAGCTGCAGGGCTGGGGGTCGTCCCCATGCTGTGAGACACCCGCTGGCCATTTCTCTGTGGCTGTGGTGGAGAGCGGAGCCGCTGCCATGACGGATTGGCCTACTGGAGACACATGGACACAGGACATGCCACGTAGTCTGACATCTGACCGTCTGGGGACCTGGGAAGCCACACATTTAGCCAGTGAACGAAAAG ATGTGCTGCAGGAGGCCATGGCGTTGCTGGGCGTGGCCACAGAGGCCGCACCACAGTTCAACATGTGCGAGCTGGGCGTGCTGCTGGGGCTGCGCCGGGCGGATGTGCGAGATCGCCTCCTGGAGAAGGCGGCCATAGACGACGTGGCCCAGCTGGCGGCACTGGTGGAGCTCTTCCTGGAAAAGACGCAGGACGTGGAGCGGCTGCTTCAGAGACTGCAGCAGTGTGACACACAGG GTATACAGCTCTCCGGGAGAGGGACCCTGCTGCTAGAGCTGCTGGGAGAAGCGGAGCGCCTCCTGCAGGGCAGCCACACCCACGTCAGGGCAGAGCACATCTTCACCATTCTGATGTGGGACATGCTGGCAGAGATGGTGGAGGAGCCATGGGTGTGGCAGTGGGCGGAGCCATGGGAAGGGCTTCTGGGGGTGGTGCAGCGGCTACGGGGTGTGGCTGGAGGTCGGGCGGAGGCTGAGCTGCTGGCAGAGCTGGAGGAGTGCTGGGATGGTGAGTGCAGAGCCAGGGGGCTCCTGCAGGCCGTGCCGGTGCTGGCCCAGCTGTTGCGGGACCTGTACCCCCGGCGGGACAGCCTACAGCTGCTCGGTCCTTCCCACCCCCAAGGAATGGCAGTTACCTGCAGGCCACGCATGCTGCGCAGAGTCACACGCTTCTCTGGCGTGCCCCACAGAGCCATCACCCGTGCGCTGGTCGGCCTGCCGCTGCCATCTCCATCACTGGCGTTGCAGTACCACACCATGTGCCAGGCTGTGACGCGGCTGCTGGAGCGGGTGTGTCCCACGACACAGGGTATCACCCCCCCACCAGATCTGGCCCTGCCCTCTGAGGCAGTGCGGCATGCCCTGAGCCAGCCTGCCTTCGGGTCTGACGCCTTTGACGCTGGCATGAGGCAAAGGCTTCTTGCACTGCTAGAGTTCGACCCAGCGGCACTGGAGCTGCCCAGCTTGCTGCCTCTGCACAAGGACACAGTGCGAGCACTAAAGCGCTACCTGCTGCCGGCCGAGCACCATGGCTTCCTGCTTCACCCGCTGGCACTGTGGCTGCCAAAGGGCGGGGCCCACCTCTGCTGGGCACGCAGCATTTCTGGACCCGTCGCCATCGATGATGGGCTGGAGGAGACGTTTCGTTTCTGCTTCTCGGATGCCACGCTGGCACTGGTGTGCCTCTGCTGCCATGGTTACCAGGACGGGCAGCGGTTCCAGGCAGCCGAGCCACGCTGTATCCGTGTCTTGGGCCTGGGGGGCAGCGATTTGGTGGAGCTGCGGCaactgggggggcaggtgctatgggagggggaggggtttgTCTGGGTGAGGGAGACAGAGCTGAAGCTGCTCCCATTGGCTGGCAATAGCTCTGCCCAGCTTGAGGAGGCTGGTGTCTGCTTCCTGCTTAGAAGCCTGGGGCCACGGTGTGACGTCACATTTGTTTATAAACGCAGCTGGATCTCAGCCATGGCCAAGAGTGACTGTGAGGTGCTGTGA
- the LOC111860983 gene encoding uncharacterized protein isoform X1, which produces MPDKEWKDLDGPMEPPAEVKSRITPPLQATKVKAHLQAAQELLVDALYNMAPLLDRMLAKNLLPRDSYQMVQAERTAADRARRLLEVVQAQMDDEQAGEFLDCLKACQSNYPRLRAWLHGCTDLQGGLEDFQCGPSVCRLRTQLGVLCKRLGVSVLPVSLQLFSSGILTQLELDSQQAEPTPYQQSQRLLLSCLSKGERACAALYKALCQEDPQLGAELQGWGSSPCCETPAGHFSVAVVESGAAAMTDWPTGDTWTQDMPRSLTSDRLGTWEATHLASERKDVLQEAMALLGVATEAAPQFNMCELGVLLGLRRADVRDRLLEKAAIDDVAQLAALVELFLEKTQDVERLLQRLQQCDTQGIQLSGRGTLLLELLGEAERLLQGSHTHVRAEHIFTILMWDMLAEMVEEPWVWQWAEPWEGLLGVVQRLRGVAGGRAEAELLAELEECWDGECRARGLLQAVPVLAQLLRDLYPRRDSLQLLGPSHPQGMAVTCRPRMLRRVTRFSGVPHRAITRALVGLPLPSPSLALQYHTMCQAVTRLLERVCPTTQGITPPPDLALPSEAVRHALSQPAFGSDAFDAGMRQRLLALLEFDPAALELPSLLPLHKDTVRALKRYLLPAEHHGFLLHPLALWLPKGGAHLCWARSISGPVAIDDGLEETFRFCFSDATLALVCLCCHGYQDGQRFQAAEPRCIRVLGLGGSDLVELRQLGGQVLWEGEGFVWVRETELKLLPLAGNSSAQLEEAGVCFLLRSLGPRCDVTFVYKRSWISAMAKSDCEVL; this is translated from the exons CGCCACCCCTGCAAGCAACCAAGGTGAAGGCACACCTGCAGGCGGCCCAGGAGCTGCTGGTGGACGCGCTGTACAACATGGCACCGCTGCTGGACCGCATGCTGGCCAAGAACCTGCTGCCCCGCGACAGCTACCAGATGGTGCAGGCGGAGCGCACAGCCGCCGACCGTGCACGGCGCCTCCTGGAGGTGGTACAGGCCCAAATGGATGATGAGCAGGCTGGGGAGTTCTTGGATTGCCTGAAGGCGTGTCAGAGCAACTACCCCCGCCTGCGCGCCTGGCTGCATGGCTGCACAG ATCTACAAGGCGGACTGGAAG ACTTCCAGTGTGGACCCTCAG TGTGCAGGCTGCGGACGCAGTTGGGGGTGCTGTGTAAGCGCCTGGGGgtgtctgtgctgcctgtgtcGCTTCAGCTCTTCTCCAGTGGGATCCTGACACAGCTGGAGCTGGACTCGCAGCAAGCTGAGCCCACCCCGTACCAGCAGAGCCAACGGCTGCTGCTCAGCTGCCTGTCGAAGGGCGAGCGGGCCTGTGCTGCCTTGTACAAGGCACTGTGCCAGGAGGACCCGCAGCTGGGCGCTGAGCTGCAGGGCTGGGGGTCGTCCCCATGCTGTGAGACACCCGCTGGCCATTTCTCTGTGGCTGTGGTGGAGAGCGGAGCCGCTGCCATGACGGATTGGCCTACTGGAGACACATGGACACAGGACATGCCACGTAGTCTGACATCTGACCGTCTGGGGACCTGGGAAGCCACACATTTAGCCAGTGAACGAAAAG ATGTGCTGCAGGAGGCCATGGCGTTGCTGGGCGTGGCCACAGAGGCCGCACCACAGTTCAACATGTGCGAGCTGGGCGTGCTGCTGGGGCTGCGCCGGGCGGATGTGCGAGATCGCCTCCTGGAGAAGGCGGCCATAGACGACGTGGCCCAGCTGGCGGCACTGGTGGAGCTCTTCCTGGAAAAGACGCAGGACGTGGAGCGGCTGCTTCAGAGACTGCAGCAGTGTGACACACAGG GTATACAGCTCTCCGGGAGAGGGACCCTGCTGCTAGAGCTGCTGGGAGAAGCGGAGCGCCTCCTGCAGGGCAGCCACACCCACGTCAGGGCAGAGCACATCTTCACCATTCTGATGTGGGACATGCTGGCAGAGATGGTGGAGGAGCCATGGGTGTGGCAGTGGGCGGAGCCATGGGAAGGGCTTCTGGGGGTGGTGCAGCGGCTACGGGGTGTGGCTGGAGGTCGGGCGGAGGCTGAGCTGCTGGCAGAGCTGGAGGAGTGCTGGGATGGTGAGTGCAGAGCCAGGGGGCTCCTGCAGGCCGTGCCGGTGCTGGCCCAGCTGTTGCGGGACCTGTACCCCCGGCGGGACAGCCTACAGCTGCTCGGTCCTTCCCACCCCCAAGGAATGGCAGTTACCTGCAGGCCACGCATGCTGCGCAGAGTCACACGCTTCTCTGGCGTGCCCCACAGAGCCATCACCCGTGCGCTGGTCGGCCTGCCGCTGCCATCTCCATCACTGGCGTTGCAGTACCACACCATGTGCCAGGCTGTGACGCGGCTGCTGGAGCGGGTGTGTCCCACGACACAGGGTATCACCCCCCCACCAGATCTGGCCCTGCCCTCTGAGGCAGTGCGGCATGCCCTGAGCCAGCCTGCCTTCGGGTCTGACGCCTTTGACGCTGGCATGAGGCAAAGGCTTCTTGCACTGCTAGAGTTCGACCCAGCGGCACTGGAGCTGCCCAGCTTGCTGCCTCTGCACAAGGACACAGTGCGAGCACTAAAGCGCTACCTGCTGCCGGCCGAGCACCATGGCTTCCTGCTTCACCCGCTGGCACTGTGGCTGCCAAAGGGCGGGGCCCACCTCTGCTGGGCACGCAGCATTTCTGGACCCGTCGCCATCGATGATGGGCTGGAGGAGACGTTTCGTTTCTGCTTCTCGGATGCCACGCTGGCACTGGTGTGCCTCTGCTGCCATGGTTACCAGGACGGGCAGCGGTTCCAGGCAGCCGAGCCACGCTGTATCCGTGTCTTGGGCCTGGGGGGCAGCGATTTGGTGGAGCTGCGGCaactgggggggcaggtgctatgggagggggaggggtttgTCTGGGTGAGGGAGACAGAGCTGAAGCTGCTCCCATTGGCTGGCAATAGCTCTGCCCAGCTTGAGGAGGCTGGTGTCTGCTTCCTGCTTAGAAGCCTGGGGCCACGGTGTGACGTCACATTTGTTTATAAACGCAGCTGGATCTCAGCCATGGCCAAGAGTGACTGTGAGGTGCTGTGA